TCGGGCATGGCTCGGAACGCCTCGACTGCTCGCGGTCCCATGAGTCGAAAATCACCGGTATCTACCGGAATCTCCACCGGTGTGATGCCGCGGAGAAGCCGATAGAAGATCTTCGCTGTTGCGAGCTTGAACCAGGTCTCACCTTCGCGTTCCTCGCGCTGCCCGTACACAACCTCGGAGCCCTCGCGCCACCGGTCGACCATTTGCGGGATGACCTCCGGCGGATCCTGGAGGTCGCCGTCGATGATCACGACTCCGGTTCCCCGCGCCGCGTCGACGCCAGCGGTCAGCGCAGCCTGGTGACCGAAGTTCCTTGCGAACCTCAGGCCGCGGACGCGTGGATCTCGCGCAGCGAGCTCAGAGATCTTCTCCCAGCTCGAATCCGATGAGCCGTCGTCGACGTACAGGATCTCGAGTCCAGACACCTGGCCATCGAGGACAGCGAGCAGACGCTCATACATCGGCAGGATGTTGATCTCCTCGTTGTACACGGGGATCACGACGCTGAGTTCAGGCTGGTCCGACTTCACCAAACCATCATAACCGCACGCTCGGTATCTTACCGAGCATCGGGCGTGGCGAAACGGACCAGGATCCCGCCGTCCTTTTCGAAAACGACGTCTCCAGCCGCTGCTACCGCTCGGAGTTGATCTGGCGAATAATCCTCGTGTTCGAGCGAACCGATCGCCACGAGGTCGATTCCGGCATCATGGGCGAGCCGCCGCACCTCTGTGGGATCTGCACATGAGTAGAGGCGCGATACGAGTTCATGCCTGCGATCAGTCTCCTCGAGAATGTCGTTACCCCGCCATACCGACTCGTGATTCGCCCACCCCAGATAGGCGGGCACACCCGAAGCTGCCGAGAGGCGGGCGTACTCCGTGTATGCACCGCCAACAGCCTC
Above is a window of Acidobacteriota bacterium DNA encoding:
- a CDS encoding glycosyltransferase family 2 protein; the encoded protein is MKSDQPELSVVIPVYNEEINILPMYERLLAVLDGQVSGLEILYVDDGSSDSSWEKISELAARDPRVRGLRFARNFGHQAALTAGVDAARGTGVVIIDGDLQDPPEVIPQMVDRWREGSEVVYGQREEREGETWFKLATAKIFYRLLRGITPVEIPVDTGDFRLMGPRAVEAFRAMPERNRFIRGLVSWIGFRQSAVMYKRQAREAGETKFPVRKMLRFALDGITSFSFFPLRLATWTGFAVSVFAFLYIVVVLVLKATGINWPGYTSLMASILFLGGVQLLMIGIMGEYLARIFDEVKRRPLYLVGEHTDGDQTVIPPERPVA